A DNA window from Helianthus annuus cultivar XRQ/B chromosome 15, HanXRQr2.0-SUNRISE, whole genome shotgun sequence contains the following coding sequences:
- the LOC110911970 gene encoding rac-like GTP-binding protein ARAC11: MSASSFIKCVTVGDGAVGKTCLLISYTSNSFPTDYVPTVFDNFSANVVVNGNTVNLGLWDTAGQEDYNRLRPLSYRGADVFILAFSLISKASYENVSKKWIPELKHYAPGVPIVLVGTKIDLRDDKQFFADHPNASPITTAQGEELRKTIGAPTYIECSAKTQENVKGVFDAAIKVVLAPPSSKKKKGKGQKGCSIL; this comes from the exons ATGAGCGCTTCGAGTTTCATAAAGTGCGTGACGGTTGGTGATGGAGCTGTTGGGAAGACATGCTTGTTGATCTCCTACACCAGCAATTCTTTCCCTACG GATTATGTGCCGACTGTATTTGATAATTTCAGTGCAAATGTCGTTGTCAACGGCAACACTGTCAATCTAGGATTGTGGGACACTGCTG GACAGGAAGATTATAACAGATTGAGACCGTTGAGTTATCGCGGGGCTGATGTTTTCATTTTGGCGTTTTCTCTCATTAGCAAGGCCAGTTACGAAAACGTCTCCAAGAAG TGGATTCCAGAATTGAAGCATTATGCCCCAGGAGTCCCGATCGTCCTTGTTGGAACCAAAATCG ATCTTCGGGATGATAAGCAGTTCTTCGCTGACCATCCCAATGCAAGCCCCATTACAACTGCTCAG GGAGAAGAATTAAGGAAGACGATTGGAGCTCCTACGTACATTGAATGTAGCGCAAAAACACAAGAG AATGTGAAGGGAGTTTTCGATGCTGCGATTAAAGTTGTCCTTGCTCCTCCAAGTTCAAAGAAAAAGAAGGGAAAAGGTCAAAAGGGCTGCTCTATATTGTAA